The proteins below are encoded in one region of Antennarius striatus isolate MH-2024 chromosome 7, ASM4005453v1, whole genome shotgun sequence:
- the zfyve9b gene encoding zinc finger FYVE domain-containing protein 9: MLKFFSARDEENESLLGALTEDEGDHSSFQDTKNHWLNRPCLLVLKDGDMPKPGLSCSQIQPETLSKVSSDMSIRSSFEKCDQNPASENPAKTTPPSQLEEGNCTVTNISTWGESCFRESSSPLVLSPAETAWPEEEELPGDKKPDTLPSKEDSVVEEKELEESRLEQQEQLSSSEAAAATSALSPEETHGRELQSHKVVRSNGGHVTDSSSTQAVSEERAMGDSEASSVDPDNESESSPVGILSKDRGAVLGEVAPVWVPDCQAQVCMKCGVKFTFTKRRHHCRACGKVFCALCSNLKFRLAHMDGKEGRVCISCHSTLIKRTPPKVKRRVWFADEFLNKQSESAPTTPVRGPVLSPLVRRTHIGQVKSPVCSPQIRRALRPHGTNINEACGPYGWGTTALASSSANLIPLDGLPPILTSTGVKGDYTVEEQSSEILLIQELENGRPKPLVFVLNANLLAIVKLVNYVNRKCWCVTSKGMHAVGQVEVVVLLQCLPEEKSFPKDIFIHFIQLYRDSLTGKVVKHLSLSLFGGSFLGSEEHAGFLYVRPTHQSLQGLPLPNQPYLFGLLVLRAEVAWAKAFPLRLMLRLGAEYRFYPCPLYSVRLRKPLFGEIGHTIMRLLVDFRNYRYSLPTVPGLTVDLEAQRTCIKIPITGYNEIIKALNKSNEHVLAIGACFNEAADSHLICVQGDDGQYQTQAISIHNQPRKVTGSCFFIFSSALKASAGCLAKSSIVEDGLMVQITMETMAEIRRSLREMKDYTVTCGQLDHSESQELVCVQWVEQKCIVNKGVISPIDGKSMESISSTKMFQKSEYKENGKIIRWTEVFFLQKGDHLKGGASDTAEHNRLTERIARAFCLALCPHLKLLKEDGMAKLGLRVSFDSQKEGFVAGSNGQPLPAQYLDALNSVMTPVMYSRGQRRGNEPIVMELIFYILEITT, encoded by the exons atgctgAAGTTCTTCTCTGCGCGGGATGAAGAGAACGAAAGCCTTTTGGGAGCTTTAACTGAAG ATGAGGGAGACCATTCATCCTTTCAGGACACAAAGAACCACTGGCTGAACAGACCCTGCCTGCTGGTGCTAAAAGATGGAGATATGCCAAAACCAGGACTCAGTTGCAGCCAAATCCAACCAGAAACTCTGTCCAAGGTCTCTTCAGATATGTCCATCAGAAGCAGCTTTGAGAAATGTGACCAGAATCCTGCCTCTGAGAATCCTGCCAAAACCACCCCACCCTCCCAGCTGGAGGAGGGAAACTGCACTGTGACAAACATCTCCACATGGGGTGAAAGTTGTTTCAGGGAGTCTTCCAGCCCCTTGGTGCTGAGTCCAGCCGAGACTGCAtggccagaggaggaggaactgcCAGGGGATAAGAAGCCCGACACTCTCCCATCAAAGGAGGACTCTGTGGTTGaggagaaggagctggaggaaagTAGATTGGAGCAGCAAGAGCAGTTGAGTAGCTCTGAGGCTGCTGCGGCTACCTCTGCTCTCTCACCCGAAGAGACGCATGGCAGAGAGCTCCAGAGTCATAAGGTGGTCAGGTCAAATGGGGGACATGtgacagacagcagcagtacTCAGGCAGTGAGTGAAGAGAGAGCAATGGGGGATAGTGAAGCTTCTTCTGTGGATCCCGACAATGAGTCTGAATCAAGCCCAGTTGGGATCCTGTCCAAGGATAGAGGCGCTGTCCTTGGTGAAGTGGCTCCAGTGTGGGTTCCTGATTGTCAAGCACAGGTCTGCATGAAGTGTGGGGTGAAGTTTACATTTACTAAGAGGAGGCACCATTGCCGTGCTTGTGGAAAA GTTTTCTGTGCACTTTGCTCCAATCTGAAGTTCAGACTGGCACATATGGATGGCAAGGAAGGACGAGTTTGTATTTCCTGTCATTCAACCCTCATAAAAA GGACACCTCCAAAGGTGAAAAGGAGGGTGTGGTTTGCCGATGAATTCCTTAATAAACAGTCGGAATCTGCTCCAACTACACCAGTCAGGGGCCCTGTTCTTTCACCGCTGGTGAGAAGAACTCACATTGGGCAGGTTAAAAGCCCTGTGTGTTCACCACAGATCAGGAGAGCTCTGCGTCCACATGGGACAAATATCAAT GAAGCCTGTGGTCCTTATGGCTGGGGCACCACAGCTTTAGCAAGCAGCTCTGCTAACCTCATCCCCCTGGATGGCCTGCCGCCTATCCTCACCTCCACTGGAGTCAAAGGAG ATTACACTGTGGAGGAGCAGTCCTCTGAGATCCTGCTGATTCAAGAGTTGGAGAATGGCAGGCCCAAACCTCTGGTGTTTGTCCTCAATGCTAACCTACTCGCTATCGTCAAGCTGGTCAACT ATGTTAACAGGAAGTGCTGGTGTGTGACGTCAAAGGGGATGCACGCTGTGGgtcaggtggaggtggtggtgctGCTGCAGTGCCTGcctgaagagaaaagctttCCGAAAGACATTTTTATCCACTTCATCCAGTTGTACAGGGACTCCCTCACAG gaAAGGTTGTGAAACATCTGTCGCTTTCCTTGTTTGGTGGTAGTTTCTTGGGCAGTGAGGAGCATGCAGGCTTCTTGTACGTTCGCCCTACTCACCAGTCCCTGCAGGGCCTACCTTTGCCAAACCAGCCCTACCTCTTTGGCCTCCTGGTCCTTAGAGCAGAAGTGGCGTGGGCTAAAGCCTTTCCCTTGCGTCTCATGCTGCGACTCGGAGCCGAATATAGAT TTTACCCGTGCCCCCTGTACAGCGTGCGCCTTAGGAAGCCTCTGTTTGGAGAAATCGGTCACACCATCATGAGACTGCTCGTT GACTTTAGGAATTACCGCTACAGCCTACCAACGGTACCAGGGCTCACTGTGGATCTTGAGGCTCAGAGGACCTGCATAAAGATACCAATCACTGGGTACAATGAG ATAATAAAGGCTCTGAATAAGTCCAATGAGCATGTGCTAGCCATTGGGGCGTGCTTCAATGAGGCTGCAGACTCCCACCTCATCTGCGTGCAAGGAGATGATGGCCAGTACCAGACCCAGGCCATCAGTATCCACAATCAGCCACGCAAAG TCACAGGATcctgctttttcattttcagtagtGCACTGAAAGCGTCTGCGGGATGCCTTGCCAAATCCAGCATTGTAGAAG ATGGGCTAATGGTGCAgatcaccatggaaacaatgGCGGAAATCCGTCGGTCACTACGGGAGATGAAAGATTACACAGTTACCTGTGGACAGCTTGACCATTCAGAGAGCCAAGAGcttgtgtgtgtacagtgggtgGAGCAGAAGTGCATTGTGAATaaagg AGTTATAAGTCCCATCGACGGGAAATCCATGGAATCCATCAGCAGTACAAAGATGTTCCAGAAGTCAGAATACAAAGAAAATGGGAAGATCATTCGCTGGACAGAA GTGTTCTTCCTGCAGAAAGGCGATCATCTCAAAGGAGGAGCCAGCGACACAGCTGAACACAACCGGCTCACAGAGCGGATCGCCCGAGCCTTCTGCCTGGCACTGTGTCCTCACCTCAAACTATTAAAAGAAGATGGGATGGCCAAACTGGGGCTGCGGGTCTCATTTGACTCTCAAAAG GAGGGATTTGTGGCAGGAAGTAATGGACAGCCCCTCCCTGCTCAGTACCTTGACGCTCTGAACAGCGTGATGACTCCCGTCATGTACAGCAGAGGCCAAAGGAGGGGCAATGAGCCCATTGTAATGGAGCTTATCTTTTACATTCTGGAGATCACTACTTAA
- the elovl1b gene encoding elongation of very long chain fatty acids protein 1b, whose protein sequence is MAKMLQGMQEIGSHAVDIYDYLLAGVDPRLKGYPLMQSPVPMSLILLCYLFFILYLGPRLMAHRKPFQLKEAMIVYNFMLVGLSVFIVWEFMLSGWVTTYTWRCDAIDTSDSPQALRMVRVAWLFWFSKIIELMDTVFFVLRKKEGQITFLHIFHHSFMPWTWWWGVAYAPGGMGSFHAMVNSSVHVIMYFYYGLAAAGPRFQKFLWWKKYMTAIQLIQFVLVSLHATQYYFMDSCDYQFPMIIHLVWMYGTFFFVLFSNFWIHAYVKGKRLPKQDIKHLQNGTIPHANSKCSEKESSLNHEARNGFSHLENGGYSSEKLKRS, encoded by the exons ATGGCAAAAATGCTCCAAGGAATGCAGGAGATTGGCTCACATGCTGTGGATATCTACGACTACCTCTTGGCTGGAGTTG atCCACGGTTGAAGGGTTATCCACTCATGCAGAGTCCTGTCCCCATGTCACTCATATTGCTGTGCTACCTGTTCTTCATACTCTACCTTGGACCTCGACTAATGGCACACCGCAAGCCCTTCCAGCTAAAAGAAGCCATGATTGTCTACAACTTCATGCTTGTGGGACTGTCTGTGTTCATTGTCTGGGAA ttcatgtTATCTGGGTGGGTCACAACATATACCTGGCGGTGTGATGCAATTGATACATCTGACAGTCCTCAAGCACTACGA ATGGTGAGGGTGGCCTGGTTGTTCTGGTTCTCAAAGATAATTGAGCTCATGGACACG GTCTTTTTTGTGTTGAGGAAAAAAGAGGGTCAGATAACCTTCCTTCACATCTTCCATCACTCTTTCATGCCCTGGACTTGGTGGTGGGGAGTTGCTTACGCTCCTG GTGGAATGGGATCTTTTCATGCTATGGTGAACTCTTCTGTCCATGTCATCATGTACTTCTACTATGGTCTGGCTGCTGCTGGGCCACGCTTCCAGAAGTTTTTGTGGTGGAAGAAATACATGACTGCCATTCagctg ATCCAGTTTGTCCTGGTATCTCTCCACGCTACCCAGTATTACTTCATGGACAGCTGTGACTACCAGTTCCCTATGATCATCCACCTTGTCTGGATGTATGGAACCTTCTTCTTTGTGCTCTTTTCCAATTTCTGGATCCATGCTTATGTGAAAGGAAAGCGTTTGCCAAAACAGGACATTAAGCATCTTCAGAATGGCACCATTCCTCATGCCAACAGCAAATGCAGCGAGAAGGAGAGCAGCCTCAACCATGAAGCCAGAAATGGCTTCAGTCACCTGGAGAATGGTGGCTATTCAAGTGAAAAGTTAAAGAGATCTTAG